The following are from one region of the Salvia splendens isolate huo1 chromosome 2, SspV2, whole genome shotgun sequence genome:
- the LOC121792243 gene encoding peroxidase 21-like, translated as MASAFIFLLVPLLFQFHSGESAAAIRRNYYSESCPRAEEIVKEQVTALYHEHGNTAVSWIRNLFHDCAVKSCDASLLLEAANGIKSEKATSRSFGMRNFKYIEKIKAALEKECPNTVSCADIVALSARDGAVMLGGPYVVAMKTGRKDSKQSYAAQVDSSIPNHNDTVSAVLSTFQAMGIDTQGAVALLGAHSVGRVHCVNLVHRLYPAVDPTLDPAYAEYLKKRCPSPHPDPNGVFYSRNDLETPMVLDNNYYKNILKHKGLLVVDQQLVSDPETRPFVEKMAADNGYFHDQFAKAFLILSENNPLTGDQGEIRKDCRFVNKK; from the exons ATGGCATCAGCTTTCATCTTTCTGTTGGTACCGTTGCTCTTCCAATTTCATTCTG GCGAAAGTGCAGCTGCGATTCGGCGTAATTATTACTCAGAGAGTTGCCCGAGAGCAGAAGAGATAGTAAAGGAGCAAGTCACCGCCCTTTATCACGAGCACGGAAACACCGCCGTTTCCTGGATCAGAAATCTCTTCCACGACTGCGCTGTCAAG TCATGCGACGCATCGCTGCTGTTGGAGGCTGCAAACGGCATAAAATCGGAGAAGGCTACGTCGAGGAGTTTCGGGATGAGAAACTTCAAGTACATCGAAAAGATCAAAGCCGCCCTGGAGAAGGAGTGCCCGAACACCGTCTCCTGCGCAGATATCGTGGCTCTCTCCGCGAGAGACGGAGCGGTCATGCTGGGAGGGCCATATGTAGTAGCGATGAAGACCGGTAGAAAAGACAGCAAGCAAAGCTACGCAGCACAAGTTGACAGCTCCATCCCCAACCACAACGACACCGTTTCAGCGGTCCTTTCCACCTTCCAAGCCATGGGCATTGACACCCAAGGCGCAGTTGCTCTGTTAGGCGCCCACTCGGTCGGGCGGGTCCACTGCGTCAACCTCGTCCACAGACTCTACCCGGCCGTCGACCCGACCCTCGACCCGGCCTACGCGGAGTACCTCAAGAAGCGGTGCCCGTCCCCGCACCCGGATCCGAACGGAGTGTTTTACTCGAGAAATGACCTGGAAACGCCGATGGTGCTGGACAACAATTACTACAAGAACATACTGAAGCACAAGGGGTTGTTGGTGGTGGATCAGCAGTTGGTTTCGGATCCAGAAACTCGCCCGTTTGTGGAGAAGATGGCTGCGGATAATGGATACTTCCATGATCAGTTCGCCAAGGCTTTCCTCATTTTGTCCGAGAATAATCCTCTCACAGGGGATCAGGGAGAGATTAGGAAGGATTGTCGATTTGTCAACAAAAAGTGA